DNA sequence from the Hippopotamus amphibius kiboko isolate mHipAmp2 chromosome 1, mHipAmp2.hap2, whole genome shotgun sequence genome:
AGCTTAAAATGCAGAATCCAAGGCCTCTTGCCATGGTTAAGAACACATTTTTTGCATTGTTTATAATCAATATAATGATTCTTTTACCTACATTTCAACATATTTTAGCTTCTGTCCCAATGGGACTAAACCAGTGGATTTGGAGTTCGGAGTCAAAGGAACAGATACGATGATCGAAATTGTTCAACCCAAAACTGCTTTCAGCCAGAGTTCTACTACAGCGATCATGTATCAGCTCTGCTGAGCTTCATCCTCTCATCTGTCAAGTGGGTGTGAATGCTTGTTCTTGCCTCCCCACAGGACTGCTGTGAACATCCAACAGTAACAGACGCATCAATACTACAGAAACTGTCAAGATTCCGATTTGGCTAATGGATGCCAGGCTTTCTCAGCTTTATTTGCATTTAACCCTCATAAgagccctgtgaggtaggcagaGACTCAGGCCTGGGTCAGACGCCTGGTAGGAGGCAGTGGCGGGATTCAAAATCTGGATTTCTGACACCAAGCTCCAGCCTCTTACACACATGTAAGCAATTATTTGTATAAAGTGATTATTCGTTAGATGACTAATACTCCTTAAGACTAACAGTAGATACGAGGGGTACGAGCCTCTtgggcacacaggcacacagacctCAGTCACCCTAGCTGGCCGAGATGTGGGGCTCCTGCCGGCGCTTCAGTTTCTCTTCGCAGGTGTCCACTTACCTGTACTGAAAGACAGCGTGCTGCTTCGAGCAGGAGGGGTGATCGATGGGAATGTCTGCGATGCGGCGGTGTCGACCCAGGAGGTAAGCGCTCTGTCGGTGGATGTACATCACTGGAAGCACCTCGTCATTTTTAAAGGGGTAGAGACGCCACCGCTTTTTGGGGATACGTGCTTCCGGGGGCTCGCTGTATTTAATGACTACACCCCGAAAGGTGTTGGTGTCCTCAAGAAGCGCCCCAGAAAGTTCGAAGCTTGGCTTCTCTTTAACGGGCACTTCTTTGTCTTTGCTGCCGCCGCCGGGCCCAGGCCGAGGCAGCGAGTCCTGAGACGCGTTACCGCCGGCTTCGCTCTTCAGGCGCTGCTCCCGGCGCCGGGCGTCGTGAAACTCCCGCTCGGCTTCCTGCGCCTGCAGGTTCTGGGCGTCTCGATCCCGGCCCTGAGGCTGCCCGCTGCCTGGCCTCTCGGCCGAGCTCCTCCTCTGGTGGGAGTGGCCGCGGTGTCTGTCTCGGTCACTGTTTCGAGCGCGCTTGTGTTCCTGTCCCATGGGTTCTCGGTGCGGCCGATCCTCCCGGCCTCTCCGGGGATGATCCTCACGTTCCTGAAATTCAAACAGATTCAGGAAGTACAGGCGGTCCACAGTCTGTAAACAGCGCTGCGTTCAAAACGTCAtgtgcgggacttccctggtggtgcagtggtgaagaagccacctgtcaacgcaggggacatgggttcgagccctgctccgggaagatcccacatgcctcggagcaacgaagcccgtgagccataactactgagcctgcgctctagagcccatgctccacaacaagagaagccaccgcaatggaaAGCCTACGCGCTGCAATGAAGACGAGCACCCGCTCGccatgcatgcagcaacaaaggcccaatgcaataaataaataaataaataaataaataaatataaaatgtcatttGTGATTTGGACTCTGGCATTCAGAGCAAAATGTCCCACAGAAATAAGGTTACCAGTGGTGGTCACGTTCCCTTGCAAGGCCATCGCACAGAATAGGTACCCTGGGCTGCTGCCCAGCTACAGCGCTAACAGTGCACGCCCATGTTCAGAGCCGAGAAACAAGAACACCTACAGGCAAACTCAGAGAGACgtatatacaaaaatagaactgACTGAGAGTTAAGTTGTGACAAACAAGATAATTGGGTAAAGAAAAAAGCTACCTTTCTCttacaacaaaaatcaaaatgtaaagtaattttaaaacatcttattaCAACAGTACCAAAACTAttcaatacctaggaataaaattaagaaatacacaAGACACATAAGAAGAAACCTGTAAAAATTTactacagttgacccctgaacaacgaGGGGTTAGGGGTACAGAGGCACCGACCCTATCCGAGCAGTTGTAGCCGGTCCTCTGTACACACGGTTCCTTTGTATTCAAGGGTccgcatccacagattcaaccaacaggGGACATGGAATACTACAGTATCTACCAATGGAAAAAAAGTGTGCATATAAGTGGACCAGTGCAACTCAAACCCaggttgttcaagagtcaactgtaacagatatattttttaaagatctgaaaaaatgaagaaacatatcACGGTTTCTTTAAAGACTCTGTATTGAAAATCAGCCCAGCAGACAAGGGGCAAAGGATATTAACAAGCAACTTTCAGAGGAAATAAACATCTAATGAACACATGAAGATAGGCTTATACTTATGAATCTAATAACCAAAGCATCAGAGTTCAAGAGGGGGCCCAACATACTATGAGCAAGGCTGCCCCTTCTGGGAAGGGGTAGAGAGGAAATCCTGAGCACCAGGACTGAAACCTTGcccccactcccccatccccagcccctgcctcaagGCCTCCTCCCTAccacacagagaggtcaagtaggGGGCAGCTTGCTCAGAGCAGGACCCAGTTTTCCTAAACTTCCTAGCCTCCAAAGACAAGAATCAAGAGGGAGGGAGCCTCAGACACCCACCCCTCCTACCCCAAGACATTCACAAGTCCGCCACCACCATCTGCCTTGAGTTCCCCAGAACTAATCTCATTACACCCTTTATCCCTGATTAAATGAGTCACTATAAGAAGTCACAGACTCCAGGTCATCACCTCTACCTCCCTTGTGTTCTAATCCCCATAAGGCTCTGTACATCAAGGACTCTGTCTCCAAATCCCACCTTTCTTCAACTCCTGAAGCCACTGCACTATGCTGGAATGGTAAGCTCGGCAAAAGTGATCTACAGCCTCCACGTTTTCTCGGATAGTTCCCGTCTCCTTTCGCTCTAACAGAACCCTGGCTTTGCCCTGAGCACCCTGCTCCCCTGCAGCTCTCTTGAATAGGAGCGTTTTTTCTCCCTCTGACCTCCCCCAACTCCCACCATCTCTGGGCCTGGACACAGGGCAGGCATCGTCCTTGCTTCTCACTGCCAATTTTAGAACACTTCCcacccttttctttctccttacaAAAAACCCAGCTGTGAATCTCACATAAAACCACTGTCACCCATTACTCTCATTGCTGCTGTCATTTACTAATCCCGAATCACCTCCCATCACTTTGTGCCAGTTTTACTTCTAGCTCAAGTCATCCTCTCCAGCGTTACTCTTGGTGATTTCAACAACATGCTGACCTCTCtgttctttgcatttctctcttcccattcattatcttatttgtctcctcctttctcctcagcCACTCACCCCCATGGTTATACACAGACCTTTCATTTCCAATAACTGCAACCCCTCCATTATTTCAATTTCAAGCAGTCCTCTTTTTTGCCCATCTTTCCAGCTCACACTTTACCCAACTCTAACAATCCTTATCCCAATAAGACTCATCCAAGCCTTTGATCCTCTTACCTTTGCAAAGTCCCCcgctctcttcccttcctaacTTCAATTCCACGGTCAGGCAGTATGATCAGTCCCTTGCGGACACACTCAAATCCCTTGCCCCTGTGCCATTCTGTTGCACTGTCCTGGCAAAATCAGCACCAAGCACATCACAGTggctagagaaaaacacagaccATTCGGACTGGTGCCACCTTAGAAGCATGACCCCAGCTTCCTTAATGACACCCAGGAGCCACCCTAGGTTTTCTTCATCTTCCTCGTTCTCCCAGATGCTGATttaccccttccctctctcctcaagTCTCCTATGTggccttcctcttcctctattTATTCAGAAGGGATTTTCTTACATCTACCCACCTATCAGTATCTACACCCACAGATTCTGTCTTCCCTTCCTGTGACCATAAGGAAACTATCTGTGCTTCCATCTAAAGCCAGTTCCTACACCTGGGAGCCTCCCTCTCCGAGCTATTCCTCTCGCCCAAAATACCACTCTGGTGATCTCGCCTCCCTGTGCGTAGGCTACTTCCCCGTTCTGCACTGGATCCTTCCTATCAGCACAGGCACCTGCCCTTCTCCAGAGGCCATTTCCCACGTCAGCTTCCACTCTATTTCttcactcctctttgagtaaaacTCCTCAAAAGATTTTGGTTTTAATCAGTCTCCAATTTTTCTCCCATCTTCTTTTGAACCCTCCAATTAGGCTTCACCCTTACTACTCCACTAACATTGCTGGtcaaggtcaccaatgacctccATGTTGCTAAATCCACTGGgcaattctgttttcatttccaaaaAGTGTACACCAGGCAAAATTAGTAGACACTATGGAGAGAGTATGACAAATTACATCATCAGATAACACAAAATAACTAAGGTTTCAACATACACTCCCAATTATTCACAAGTCAAGTAGGATAATATatgttttttcctaaattaaCATCTTTGCATAGAATACACACATGTACCCCCCCATAACAGAGCCTTGAAGTATACACATTAAACTATGAAAATGGCAACCTCTGGGGAGTgaggagatttttttgtttggggaGAGGGTTTGGGGGCTAGTGAAAGAAGTAACCATACACTACATAAACCATAGTCTCACTTTTTAGTTCACTGACTGCTGTGATATTATGATGAACAAGCaattgataaatttatttttctgaggtTTCTACAATCTTGTTCTCCTCcaacgtttttttttttatttaattgaagcatagttgatttataatgtgttagtttcaggcacagcacaaagtgattcagttacacacacacacacattctttttcacattcttttccattataggttatgacaagatattgaatataactcCCTGTGCTAGATAAATTTGCTTTTAATGGTGGGTGAGTGGTGCAGAAGAGAATACCCATAAATACAAGTAATGCTTCAGTCAGAGGCTGTGTGCACTCTTACAATCCAGGTGAAAGTCACTGATTTTCAACTGCCTGTCAAGCCCTCAAGCCCTTTTGCTTGAGAGCCATTTCTAAGTTTCTAGCTGATGAACACAACGAAATCAGCTTTTTAAGAGATaagctgaggacttccctggtggtacagtggttaagaatgagcctgccaattcaggggacacgggttggatccctgtcccaggaagatcccacatgccgcagagcaactaagcctgtgtgccacaactactgtgcctgagctctagagcccacaagccacaactacgtgcctgcgagccacaactactgaagcccgtgcgcctagagcctgtgctctgcaacaagagaagccactgcagtgagacgctcgcacaccacaacaaagaggagcccctgctcaccacacccAGAGAAAGGctgcccacagcaacgaagaccctaggcagccaaaataaataaataaataaaataaatcttaaaaaaaagagagagataagtTGAGGTCAGGAGGGAAGTTAGCACAGATAAGCAGACtaagatatttcaaaataacaataatcaCAAAACAGTTCCATGCTATAAGCCCCAGGATTTATTGTAAAGTGCTACTTTAGAAACCTGAGGTAAAGAACTGCAAGCTGAAAAAGTCaactataaatataaacatatatatatatatcaggaaGTAAAATGGTGGCTACCAGGAGATGCGGGATAGGAGAATAAGACTGATGGtatttaagggtacaaacttgcaacgaGTAGTAAATAAGCTATAGAGATCTAATACACAATATAATGAATACAGACAATAACACTGCACTATAATGATGTAAGCTGGTCAATCCTGTTTCAATGGCAATCatactacaatatataaatgtattcaaGTAACACGTTGTGCACCTTAAATCTACAAAATGTAACTGgacaaaattattaaatgaaaaaagtggcAAGctgtacataaacacacacacacacacacaaaactaccAGTGTCTGAGAGGTTTGATCTGGGTACTGTGATTCCAGTGGCTGAATTCTGAGACAGCCAAGGTGGTGCCTGACCAACTCATACAACAGACCATCAAGATTGTCTGGCTTTGTATCTTTTTAGGTAGCAGAAAGTTGGCCCACAGTCTCCCAAATTCATAGGAAAATCCATTTTCTTAATGCCAATGTTTCtatttgcactttttaaaaaatattatttatttatctatttatttattggctgcgttgggtcttcgttgtagcacgtgggctttctctagtcgtagcgagcaggggctacttttccttgcggTGTGCGAGcgtctcagtgcggtggcttctcttgtcacagagcacaggctctagacgcatgggcttcagtaactgtggcacatgggctcaacagctgtggcttgcaggctctagaacacaagctcagtagctgtggcacacaggcttagttgctccacagcatgtgtgatcttccctgaccagggatggaacccatgtcccctgcattggcaggcggattcttaaccactgcaccaccagggaagtccctctatttgcACTCTGTAACAAAGagcttctttaaaaagaagaccGAATGCTTGTCCATCAGGACTGAGGACAAGGCAAGAGTGTCTGCTCTCACTACTCTTATTCCATATAGTGCTGGAAATCCCAGCCAGTGcagcaagaggaaataaaaggcatacacattgtaaaggaagaaataaaacggTCCCTATTTGCAGATATGATTATCTATGCAGAAAATCCCAAGTAATCTACCAAAAACCtcctaaaataaatgaatgagttcaGCATGGTCacaggatataaaataaaaacacaaaaatcagttatatttctatgtactagcaataaacaagtaaacactgaaatttaaaatatcacttataatcactgaaaaaatttacttaagtgtaaatctaacaaaacacgTATGGGACTTGTACGCTGAAAACTAcaagcactgatgaaagaaatcaaagacccaCATAAACGGAGAAACATctatgttcatagattggaagactcaacataataataattaaaaaacccCAATTCTCCCCAAAATACAGGTTTAACACAATTCCTAACAAGATTTTTTTACAGATACAAACAAGGttgttctaaaatgtatatggaaagacaaaggaactagaattgccaaaacaatttttaaaaataagaaattgaaaGAATCAGTCTGCTTTTAAGACTTATtacatagctacagtaatcaagactggtGTTGGCAGAATgacaggtcaatggaacagaacagagaacccagaaataaaggcacacacacgcctttgatttttgac
Encoded proteins:
- the SNIP1 gene encoding smad nuclear-interacting protein 1, yielding MKEVKSERERGSRRRHRDEDMVAAPAAVVVKQERLSPESAPPVHRRPDTSGGSPSPPAGESGRPSHRGNRARGGSRSPAKKKNKSSGRRSKSPRSKRSRSPHHSTVKVKQEREDHPRRGREDRPHREPMGQEHKRARNSDRDRHRGHSHQRRSSAERPGSGQPQGRDRDAQNLQAQEAEREFHDARRREQRLKSEAGGNASQDSLPRPGPGGGSKDKEVPVKEKPSFELSGALLEDTNTFRGVVIKYSEPPEARIPKKRWRLYPFKNDEVLPVMYIHRQSAYLLGRHRRIADIPIDHPSCSKQHAVFQYRLVEYTRADGTVGRRVKPYIIDLGSGNGTFLNNKRIEPQRYYELKEKDVLKFGFSSREYVLLHESSDTSEVDRKEDEDDEEEEEVSDS